A region of the Arctopsyche grandis isolate Sample6627 chromosome 10, ASM5162203v2, whole genome shotgun sequence genome:
TTAACAGTTTTCTTATGGCACCCCTGATGCATTCGTAAAAGTGGCTACACTGATGCATGCttaagagtggcaacacagaccaaccaagtcgtaataaatgcgatcagacggtcgtttcaattattacaaatacataaacttaatgcatttatatgacattattcacctgatatttattttgaattatttacgattcaatctagatTATCGTTTTTAGGATAAGTGGCTACATACAGATATCTCATCTAATCCAATTTTTCGTTTACTGGTAAAAACCCGTAATAGGAGGAATTATTTACCATTTACCGGTAATTGAAATTTGGCGGTCAATTGCAGTccccaatatgtacatatgtacatatctgtaaaaatattaataattaatattaatattaaaaatatctgcATAGTAAAAGTTTATTAACAGATCTAAAAATATGatctaaatatttacaaaaaaagtgatcatcaaaattttttaaaatatcaagaagcgtTAAAATAGGCTATTTTACatctttttgtgaatattttatgtaggtgtttaatttataattattatttttattttacagattCGGATCTTCTAGAAACGTCCCCATATAATCAAATCTACGGTAGATTACCGCTGCCAACGAGGGGTTTCATCCCTCCTCAGCCCCGTCAAATGTACATCGGTGAATGGGATTAGTATGGACATGGTCTTTCGGAATCATTTTAACTTATTAAGTAGTGTTTAATTAGTTAAAAGTGCTGTTTTGGACGTCGACTTGCTGTTTCATCGCTCTAtggatattattattacacaatttGTACGTTATAAGCGCAATTATATAGTCTGTATAATTAAACTGTAAGTGACAATGTcgctaatataataaatagtttacTTAAAACAGCACCAATTCATCTGTGTGTAACGTCGTATGACATTTTCATTAATGTATGCTTACTTTACATACACGGACTGTGTATGAtgtttagttttatttcataaacATAGCATGTGCTTAATGATTGATTCAGAATCAAAATGTTTTAACCATTGTTGGTAGTCGTCTTTAAAATAGTTTGACTTTTTTGActctttaattgttttattgcattgaatttaaaattattattattaaggccATTTGGAGACAATTTGACCAGACAATAAAAGAGTCAAAAATGCTATGACTTTTGAATTGTATGCCATTGTTTACGCAAGtaaatgaacaattttactGAACTGAAAAAGTATGCAATGTATTAACCATTAAAaaggattgtaaatataatatatgtatatgaatagatATAAGTAGGCATATTTAGTTTTAATAGGcgcaatataaaatttaaacactgcctaaatacacaatataagtatatttaaaaaaaaattaccaatacttaaaaatatttgtgtttCATTTGAATATGAGATTGAATTAAAACTCTTTAAGAACTATCTaaccttttcatattatattatgttataaataggaagtaatttatatatttctaatGATAATATTGTGTTactcatattatataaacattcaatatgcaaatgtaaatatatttagcttttttattttgtatgtgttGTGTGCGAGTCTATTGCGAGTGCTTTGAGgtgctatatatgtattgttaccAATTGAAAGTAGCGTTTTAATTGTACTTGGAATTAATTTTCACAAATACGCGAACATAACAAAcatcatgtgtatatataaacggTATAAATTTGTGcgtgtaaaattatttaatgtgtTCAAGATATTATAAAACATCCCAGTTTGTTATGTTCCGAGCAAAAGTACTATTGATTATtgaaatatcattatttttaaacatttacttTTAGTAATAGTATTAAGACTTGTATTGCATATACaataacacatacacacattattaTATcagtttctttttattataagcGTGAAAATTGCATATAAAATGTGCAATAATATGCGACGTATCGAATTTTATGTAATTAGACATTAACTAAttctgcatatattatatatcaaaattattcatatttatgtaagttTTATACGATTGTTTTAAACAAGCAGAAACAgaaatatgtgtatacatttatacatttttgcatgtacatacatgtgtgtatataatattatatataaatgggtGTCGGATAATAAAATGTgtttctgtgtatgtatgttcaaaaatatactgtatatcaaaaaatcaaatgttattcATTTCTCTATCCCACATTCATGTACCATGCAGCATTACATCTACAGCACAACTGAAGTATTGGAACATAGAGCCGAGTCGGTACTCGGTTGTTATAGCAACAGGCACATAACAAATATATTCGATAATCGTACGTGTACACACCACAGGTCAACACTCAAGTGATTATTACAATAAGTGCACACATACACCCTCACAAGCTTCTTATATTATGGATTATTCGCAAGCGAGGCAACATTCAGCGTTGAGAAGGTGGCCAGAAGGGGGTCGCTCGGACAGCGAGGGAAGCGATCGCACGAGACCCAAATCTAGACGGGCAAATCGCAACGCCTTGTTCACGAATATATCTTCGGATTCTGATCATCAACAGTTAGTCTACTATTGCACCAATTGCATTTGATACTGTGACCGATTAATAAACGTGTCTGCTTTGGTATTGATCGATAGCATTGTCCATTGTTGTGTCAAGGATTACATttgatcaatatacatatgaggACAATACTGGACTTAATTggtcatattaaattattaagaaCAAGTACTATACAGTGAATTCGTAGATCAGAGGTAGCATCAAGCTGAATAGGGAAAAGTAAAAGTGAACAGGTTCAAATCATAATTATCAACcatgaatttttatacaaaaaaatctcttgatatttaatttgaaattacatacTGACTGACTTTGAATAACTAAACGACCTTTAAACATATTTGATTGTATAATAATAGTgtggaaaataatatttttttacaattattatacacacagaATTAACTTTGTAAATAAGACAATAGATTTGTACTCAAACATAGATATAGAATGGGTCCTCACGGCActgaaagtgaaaagcccgaaaaagcaaatatcggaaggcaaagatcgaaaatcgaaagatcttaagtcgaaagatcaaaaaaaaaaagggtgcatggtaaacgttactatgtatatataatatatatgagtggcatgcggtgaaattatctctatttttgtcatacagccttgtttaatgtgcgcgcgcagaatacgggaggaaaagcctgttcctcttgttcttgttgtatcctgctcgcgcaaactaAGTGagaatgtacgacggggggagagagagttttaccacacgccactgatatatatactaaccgtttttcatatgtatgcatggtaaacgaacattttagactttttaacattcggtgcggtgacggtcacccataTAGAATAACATAGATGAGGCTTGACTCCCTTTTGAAGTGTGCAATCTTTAAGTAGCTCAGTATTGTAATTTTTGCTTTCCTTCCtgtttacaaggcttttataagGTTTATTTTATTCCTATTGTTTGGTCCGCTTTCTCCTGGCAAATTTGTTTGTAATGcctcatctacatatgtatgttgttataTATCTATGGTACTCATGTTCGGAAATTGAAATACTTTAAtgtaagaatatacatatacatacatgtccattttgttgtttattaagTAACTTGCAAGCTACAATCTCTCTTCCCGATCGCTCAATACTGAGCATCATGGTCTAAAAGAACGTTCAGGAATTGACAAACGACCCGTCTCCACTCTTCTTGGTCTTACGCCAAGCTGATTTCTTTGAGCTGACCCATCCATAATGTTGGGGATCTTCCCCTTCCTCAGCTTTACTAAACTCTCATcattcttcctggcaatatgtctgaaaaacaaaataattttcctTCAGAATGAGATTTTTTCTGATATTTTAAACTCTTGGAAGATGGAAATGTTCGTTTGCTTCGCAGTTTACAGAATGTGGAGCATTTGCCTCCAGCATCAAATTCCAAAGGCTGTTTCTCTTCGACGTCAAAGTCCCCACTCCATATAGTGCGATGAAAGAATTTCACCAGATGGGTCTTGTTCTATTCATATCTTTCGGCTCTCCTATATCTTCGTCAGATTAGTCATTGCTAATTTTGCCATTACaactggatatatgtatgtgactccagatcaatcgttttctatcaaactttgctaatttatctgatttcattattgaaaaggttcctcaaTAAATCGGCTACCTACCCCCTCCTTGTCACCCCTAATGTACACATGTAAGCCAAAGCGTAGTGCACCGGTAGAGCGCATACCAGTAGACAGGTCgtaggttcaagtcccggctaAATACGCTGCTTGCAAGATATggtgtttattaaaaaatataagtccCCGTtataattttccgatttttctagcttaattgtgaCGGGTCCAATAAATCGGGATCCTTCTCGAGTTTTTCTAGCatgtcgaatttgttgaatcttataaaaagcCACATACATAATGTGTTCTCTATTTGTCTTCTGTGTACTGATATtactgaaaaattgttagtacttatgtacaaaaattaatctaaccatGTGTGTCGCCTTTggataattcctgtcatggcacatatgatgtatgtaaaaATCTCTACTTGAGATTCCATCTTTTATAGAACTCTATTATTCCCCTTCATGTTCATGTCCTACATAATATCCTGATTCCGCTAAAACTATGTTGCCTTTAGGTAAAAAACAAGCAACAGAACGTtgtttacttattatttttttgagtttccttttacattttacaaaaaCGATTCACGAggttatgaatattaaaaacttATGCACATATTTTGGTTTAATTGAGGAAAACTATGTGCATTAAGTATCTCTTCTTGTTAATGTAATTGTAAGCGTTGTATCAAACGaaatcaattttatacatataataatacggGTGActgtcaccgcaccgaatgttaaaaagtcgaaaatgttcgtttaccatgcatacatatgaaaaacggttagtatacatatcagtggcgtgcggtaaaagtctctctcaacccatcgtacatcctcacttaatttgcgcgagcaggatacaacaggaacaagaggaacagacttttcctcccgtattctgcgcgcgcacattaaacaaggctgtatgacaaaaagagagataatttcaccgcatgccactcatataaagatagtaccgtttaccatgcaccctttttttttgatctttcgacttaagatctttcgattttcgatctttgccttccgatatttgcgttttcgggcttttcactttcggtcccgtgaggtagacccatataatacatatgtacatactagattTCAAtcgttattaaaaataaaagcacatccacatccaattaaaataataaatatatttagaaaGAGCACGATGCGTCCAGGATCAGCATACCGCGGTGGGACCGCTTCTAGACTTCCTACAGGCAACTTTGGAGCGCCGCCTCCTACAGCTGTTGGAAGGGTTGGCACTTCTAATTTCAGTGGTGTAAATATGGTACTtacaagatttatttttaaaaatatctatagattaatttgataaaattaatacatttaaaaattgtaacaaATTACAGATGGATAGGCCAATCACTCAACAAGGTTTGTCGGGTATGCGTACAAGCACTGGCGTAGGACGCCAAAGACAATTGCGAGATCGCCGCTATTGGGAAGAACTGTTGAGTGGAAGAGTGAGAGCTTTGAAAACAGAAGTCACTCGTTTGCAAAAGCTAGCTGATACAGCAGCAAGAGAACGTTCGGCAAATAAGCACTATGAAGCTAGAGGTCGTGAATTGGCTCAAGAACTGACAGGTTCAAATCaattaatgtattatacatataatatatgtatatgtagtgtaatattatggatttaataGTTAAATGATTTCAGATCTTCAGGGTCGCTTATCAGATTATAACATCGCATCTCAAATGTCGACAGCTTCCGATATAATTGCAATTCAGAAGCAAACAGCCGAACTGGAAAGTTCCAACAACCAAATGTCTACTGAGCTCGAAACAATATTTGCTGAAAGGCAACATAAGGAGAGTCAGCTCAAACAACTTAacgaacaaataaataaagtattaaTATTACGTATGTTTTGTTGTAGTATCACATTTTATAACAgtgcaatttaataataaaaaaaataataattcaggaGCAAACTGCAATGGATGTACTGATAAAAGAGATGTCTCCGTCAGAAAAAGCGCGATATACTCAGTTAAATAATGTAGTTACGGGTCTTCAAGACGAAACTGATCATGCGAGGGCACAAATAgatgaaatgtcaaaaattaaaAGTGATCTCGAAAAGCAAATATCCATGTCACAGGTAATTAATTACtgatatataagtatgtatgtagtacattatacatcattaaattatgaaaaaatgtgtatcTTTAGATGAAAATGCATATGGTAGATTTATTAAGGAAATTGATGACTGTCGAAGAAAAGCGCGAGTCTCTCAAAGAggaaatgaataataaattacaacCGGCTCAAGAGCGAGACCAATTGTTAATACAGGTAACTCAATCAAACATAATGAATCCATAGATAGAATCATTTTACATGTGGATTTCATTTAAAGGTGAGGGAAGATAACGCTGCGATTTCATCCATGGAAAGTAATGCACAATCGATGAGAGAAGAGATAAAAAGAATACATGAACAGTTGGAACAAGCTGACcaagtatacaaatataataataattgtattgtatgtgaataaaatatgtaaatattcaaatattttataggaTTTGGAGGAAGGCCAATCTGAGAGGCACAAAAAGTACAGAGAGCTGAAAAAGCGAGAGGAAACAATGGACGCGTTCATGTCAACGTATGATAAAAACGCGAAAGATGAGAAAACGAGAATAAAACAATTGGAACTAGACATAGTATTTTCATTGGAACATATAAGCTCCAATTTGGACCAGTTGAACTTTGACGAAATCGATTTACTTAAGCAGAAAAATGGAGCCCAGACTTTTAACACAATGGAGGTGGATTCTAACAAAACGACCGATGCTCTAATAAAAGACTACGAAAGATTAGAGGCACAGTTGAAAAAGGTTAACAAATTCGATTAAGCAGTGAGTGTTGATTTATTGATATTATGATTGTTATTTATTCACTCTTTAATACAGGCTCATACGACAAGGGAGCATTTGGCAGCTGAAATGATAAGTTTACCTGAAAAAATCAAAGCCTTGCGACAATCGACCGAAACCATGTCTAATTTAGAGATTTTAAAATCAGAAGGTAATACACGCAAGAGAGAACTAAGCAAAGAAGCTGATGCATTGAGAGATAAATTGATTCCCACTGAAAATGCCGTCAAAGAGGCTACGAATAAATACCGCGAATTACAAGTACACAATATGctaattcacatatgtatatatgtggttTGTGTTGTTCTCTtaacttattaattattttatttagaaacgTCTCGATGGAAACGAAATGTACACACAATTAAATGCCATGGAAGAAAAGTTATTGGACATTGAAAGCAGCAATGCCGCATTAAGGGAGGATATAGCATCTATTACCATTAAAACAGATTATGAACCATTAAAAAAACAAGTTTTTGATGttgtcaaaaatttaaatgaacgaTTAACAACAGTAACAAAAAGTAATTTGTATTAAAGTAACTAAGATGcttataattcatttttaagcAGCATTTGCTAACGTGTGTGGAATATCCCGGTGATTCGCTTTCAGCATCGAGATCAATATGTCGATTGTATTTTTGGTAGGTTTAATTTGTTGTTCAATCATTTTGTCCCAGACACTGACAGCACTGTCACAATTATCATTTAGTtctaaaagaataaataatgttcaataatttgataaatttgaattgaaatatatattttaccataGCACATACTGTGAATTTTTATGATGAAGTgatatatttcatttctttCCACATTTCTTACTCCTTCCAGACACTCTGCTAATGTTTCCAGAGGTATAACTTTATTTTCTTGGAAAAATCTTAGGCATTGTTTATTGACATCTTCGTGGTTTATCGCAAAAGATGGATTAATGACATAACGCCTCAACGGCTTTGTTAAACCACATTCAGCCAAAGCAGCCATTAAAGCTAACtgtaaaaattatcaaacaaattaaaatgtgTGTTGAAGTtgaatatataaacaatatacctatatgtattaaagaaattaaataaGTACTCGTGCACTTTGGGCTCCATGTACTTTCTTATCGGTGTCTTGAACTTGAATCAATAAATTTTGATAGTCCTTTTGCATTTGTATACCTTTCTCTAAGCTCAGTTCGGTATCTTTCTTCTTCAAAACTTGTTGGTAATCATGTGACCCCATCACCAAAATTGTTAATAGCTCATGTTTCAAAGGTGTTTTGCGATATTTATTACCGCAATTGACAAATTCATTAACAGCACCGTATATATCagatctaaaataaaatttcaatacacatgtacatacaatatttcactacatacataagataaaatatgtatgtgccgAACCTTAGCAGGTGAGCTCTTATCACGGGTCCTAACAATATATTAGAAATTTTACAGTATCCTAATCTTGATAGAAGTGATAGCATTTTTTCAGTTTCCGTTGGACTTATAGTTGTTGCCACGGCTTCCAAAAGGCGCCAACAATTTCTTTCTAGACTAACTCCGCCCTTCATTCGACTACAAAGATAAtcgtttacattaaaaatataatataggatAACACTAGTTATTTTTTAGTCATAATCAACTCAACTACTACATTCATTACTACAACTATAACTATTAAACAGctagaatatatttatgtagaaagcttttcaaaattttggttACATAGTAGCTAACAGTTAAGCAATAGGTAATAGTTAGAGAttcgtatttataatatttggcgAAAGATGATAAAATCTcacaatattattacatatatgctaCTTATGCGAAtcttcgtatttatttatatattttctcataattattatttttatatttttactttatatgtactttgGCAAAGGCGGCATAGCTGaaggacccaattttatattttccaagaTACCATATTCATGTTGCCCATGAGCGAAgtttatggtattaaacttgtacatatgtacataaatttatagattgtaaatttttgaaatcatattcaaatagtgatatttgccaatttgacgaggaaccgtttcaacaatgaaatcagataaattggtagactctgataggaaacgatcagctTGCAAtcacaatatccaagtctaaccagcagcactacatacatataatactcggaataaattattttaaaacgagGTCAACctatgggatcgaacccggcaatctcttggtggttagcattagcgCAACGACCAAACTATGCAGCTGGCGAATCATTCTATATtcattatatcatttttatttgttattttagctTTAAATTGTGTAACAaagtattaattttgaaaataatgtgtaaaagaaatacatagttgcaaaaattaaacattCTATTCGCTAAAATGAAACATGAAAATACtgagattgaaaaaatatatgctaAAAACACAAGTCTCTAGTAATAGGTGATCTAAATGCTTATGTATTATATCATAATGGCGCTGTTTAAAAGACACTTACGTAATTGTGCCAAAGACTTACATTTTATATGCTGTTTTTTCCAATATGTTTATGGCATCTTgcaatctattattttttaccaACAGTGTTGTGTAAtccataattttaaaattgtctaAATCAAAATTTGATTGCGACTTTAATAAATTGTGATAATATTTCTCggcattttttaaatcattcgaTTTGACATATAAATCCATAACAGATGCAGTCATTCCGTCTGATAAATAAATCTGAACAAAATTTCGAAACGAGTTAATATTGTTCAATAAaagcataaatataataaatttagattttatCACCAACCTTATTTTCTTCGCACTTTTTTAAAACTGCTATTGCTTCGTTAAAATTACCTAATTGACAGTGTTTCTGTAGTAATTTCCTCAACACACCTCTAACATTCATATTCTTCGATTGTAATTCTAGCAAATGAGCTTTCAGTTGTTCTAAATTCATATCACGctatagtataaatattaattttattaaaataatattaataagatttttacatacatacatatgtacgtctaagcactaacattaaaatgagataataatatactaataagaaaaataaagtgtagaatagataatgatcacagGATCAGTTAGTGTGTATATACCTGGTGACCAAAAGTTTGATGTTCAGCAAAAATATCTTCAGTTTtcttactattgtcaaccattgtagataaaatttgctttattctTTCAAATTCAGAATTGGCAGAATCTAATCTGTTCAAATAATAAACGCATTTATCTATGGATTGCATCGACACTTTTGTGTTTGATTCGGACAAAGcctgaaaaatttacaaataatacaataaaaatctgataaaattataatgattttattaatatatgtaacagaAAACACTTACTACAATTAATTCAACAAATTTCTTTTTGTCAGTATCCCAATTTCTTTGAGAGAATAAATTGATGAAAAATTTTCCAATCCAATCTTTGTTTTCATACAGTGCTCTTTTTTCAATAGCTTTTATAATATTGTGAACGCTGTCAACGTCATAATTCGACAAAAATGCAGCTACGAGAGGAGCAATCAATTTTTCAGTATCCAAATTTCCTTGAGTCAAATCACCTAAAGTTTTTATTTCAGTCTATAGTTAGTCTTTATAGCATCGTAAACAAGATAATGATTCAAATTAATCGGTAAACGTACAAATATCTGCCGCACTTTTGGTGTCGCCATCTTTAATCAGTCTGTATATCACAGGCGTGATGCATGCCAATGAAGTTACACCATTTaacttcaatttttttattaaatcttgtGGATCTAATATGTTGACGTGTGGAATCACATAATCGGTAAGTGTATCAAAATCTGGCATTACATTTAAGGCAATCATCGAAGATATCACTTTGAAAATACCTGAATTCAAACAATCGTGAACATTATTAGACTATAATACACTAATGTATTCAATTGACTAATAAGAAAAACATACCAGCTTCTCCATCACTATTTGCCAAGGCTACTAATAATGGCCAAAAGAAATGACATCTTAcaggtttgttttgtttttttaataaacccaTTAGTCCCAAAGCGATGTCGGTTTTATTAGAATACAAAGCAGTCTGTAATGCCGTGTATGTTACATAGTCGTTTTTACCAGATTTTTCCAATTGTTCAGTTATGAAACTAATATCATCGAGATTCTGAAATAAATATGacaacattaatattatataattaaattagacAGGCGTCTAATTTAATGCATATTTTCTCTTGATTTTATTAATGTGTATGGGGAATACATAATGAGAAGAGTGGTTGATAGATGGGAAGGTGGCAAAACAATAGACTGAAGaaagatttttaatataagaGTTGAAAAGAAGTTAATGGTCAGCAATGAGGTTCAGGGCCGCCGAGAAGAATtccgggccctgggaaaaatttATATTGCCCTATGAAAAACTAAAGAAAATAAGttatagatgtatttttaatacgCAAAAAATCTATTAGaagtattagaaaaaaaatacctatatgttggtttttatttttttaaataattgaataagaaagtatgatatagcAGGTATGATTTCCGACATGGGGCCTCTCAAGTAGTCCgagccctggaactttaccccagctcctccccccccccccctcttggcGGCCCTGATGAGGATGCAATGGCTGAACGACTTTATAGAATAGAAATAGAGATTAAGTACCTGGGTctagagataaacaaaaatcCTCTTCATTGACAGATTTGAGTCTTTCATAAAGTCTAATGCTTTAAGACCATGAAGAAATCAACGAGTttatctacctatgtatgtaggtgcctTGATTTCAAGAGAAGGAGGAAGCCAATCAGAAATCCGCAGAAGAATAGGTATGGCGAAAACGGCGAATCTGACAAAGAAATGGAACAACCGCTCTATAATGAGAAGAACGAAAATTCGTTTGATGCAAGCTCTGGTGATTCCCACTGCTTTGAatggagtcgagacatggacGCTTCAAAAGATAGAAAGGGACATGTTAGATGCCTTCAAAATGAGATGTTGGAAAATGAGGAGGATACTGCGCATTCCATGGACTGCAAGacgcacgaacatctccatcTTCAAAGAACTGGCAATTTCAAAGAGACTCTCCAATAGGGATGCCAAATTACTTGACTTTTTTTATTCGGGTAGTTCGAGTACTAGCTTGGGTAAGGATTTATTGTTTGAGttgaaagcaagttttgtatcTTTCTTTTTTTACTCACTAGTCTTGTATCTATCCGTCCTTACTTAAGTAGGTACTCGTACCACCCGGGTACGAAAAAGTCGAGTAATTTGGCATCCTTATTTTCCACATGTAGGAAAAGGATTCTTTCCCACTTTGACCATTTTACCAGGAAGAATGTGCAGAGCCTAGAGAAGCTGGCAGTCAGTCACTGGAACACTAGAGGGAAGGAGAGTAAGGGGACGGACACCCGTAAGATGATCA
Encoded here:
- the LOC143917946 gene encoding intraflagellar transport protein 74 homolog; this translates as MRPGSAYRGGTASRLPTGNFGAPPPTAVGRVGTSNFSGVNMMDRPITQQGLSGMRTSTGVGRQRQLRDRRYWEELLSGRVRALKTEVTRLQKLADTAARERSANKHYEARGRELAQELTDLQGRLSDYNIASQMSTASDIIAIQKQTAELESSNNQMSTELETIFAERQHKESQLKQLNEQINKEQTAMDVLIKEMSPSEKARYTQLNNVVTGLQDETDHARAQIDEMSKIKSDLEKQISMSQMKMHMVDLLRKLMTVEEKRESLKEEMNNKLQPAQERDQLLIQVREDNAAISSMESNAQSMREEIKRIHEQLEQADQDLEEGQSERHKKYRELKKREETMDAFMSTYDKNAKDEKTRIKQLELDIVFSLEHISSNLDQLNFDEIDLLKQKNGAQTFNTMEVDSNKTTDALIKDYERLEAQLKKAHTTREHLAAEMISLPEKIKALRQSTETMSNLEILKSEGNTRKRELSKEADALRDKLIPTENAVKEATNKYRELQKRLDGNEMYTQLNAMEEKLLDIESSNAALREDIASITIKTDYEPLKKQVFDVVKNLNERLTTVTKSNLY
- the Lrpprc2 gene encoding leucine-rich pentatricopeptide repeat containing 2, producing the protein MFNFLNRYTLFNLNRHIHLKVKLNFINGVRNEENQIRRLASSHRICYNQESYKNFRQYSVATSVSPNTKPELIKMNLSKVLDNIYFIINKTNRVYEKNVLDAISFASQEKFLDLKTSLTLIKCCSNILLDESPEKRMVLVNQVWEILTKASKLDLDHYNELLKCYIDNNHIFDVNDFLKNMLPIEPSGLTYQLLLTAACNVGDMQQALEIIEKMKGANIIVSEIVFNSLIEGYGKSGNIAAALDIVDTIKSTVKTISSETEKSIIVAHIYCKDSNGVKGRLLNLENSNINLTEIQIVQIIKYLGRSNMNDLIPNFISLLPLPVLSSISYRILNMCTQLIHQGYSKTAYLIYDHISKIAIGTNNIDFYIKSLVRETVRASNNLDDISFITEQLEKSGKNDYVTYTALQTALYSNKTDIALGLMGLLKKQNKPVRCHFFWPLLVALANSDGEAGIFKVISSMIALNVMPDFDTLTDYVIPHVNILDPQDLIKKLKLNGVTSLACITPVIYRLIKDGDTKSAADICDLTQGNLDTEKLIAPLVAAFLSNYDVDSVHNIIKAIEKRALYENKDWIGKFFINLFSQRNWDTDKKKFVELIVALSESNTKVSMQSIDKCVYYLNRLDSANSEFERIKQILSTMVDNSKKTEDIFAEHQTFGHQRDMNLEQLKAHLLELQSKNMNVRGVLRKLLQKHCQLGNFNEAIAVLKKCEENKIYLSDGMTASVMDLYVKSNDLKNAEKYYHNLLKSQSNFDLDNFKIMDYTTLLVKNNRLQDAINILEKTAYKIRMKGGVSLERNCWRLLEAVATTISPTETEKMLSLLSRLGYCKISNILLGPVIRAHLLRSDIYGAVNEFVNCGNKYRKTPLKHELLTILVMGSHDYQQVLKKKDTELSLEKGIQMQKDYQNLLIQVQDTDKKVHGAQSARLALMAALAECGLTKPLRRYVINPSFAINHEDVNKQCLRFFQENKVIPLETLAECLEGVRNVERNEIYHFIIKIHKLNDNCDSAVSVWDKMIEQQIKPTKNTIDILISMLKANHRDIPHTLANAA